The Corynebacterium tuberculostearicum genome window below encodes:
- a CDS encoding Mur ligase family protein yields MSFRVPGALKKLRTTTATTAAKLATTASRATGRGAGGMIGGLIANAIDPSIMTNLGGGRPAVLVTGTNGKSTTTRMLAAAVRAEHTVATNDGGDNMDAGIISALMAGKDASHLVLEVDELHVPHVADNLNPQALVLLNLTRDQLDRVGEINKIERALRGAVEAHPDMLVIANCDDVLMTSVAYDAKNVIWVSAGAGWLGDSVTCPRTGGHVVRTEDDWYAVKPLADGREFRRPQPTWGVDKHGIITPTAKRPLNLALPGRANRGNAAQAIAAAVQGFGVDLDKAIAAAEGIDDVAGRYSTIHWKGREIRLLLAKNPAGWQEALSMVDRSADGLVIATNGQVADGIDMSWLWDVKFEGFNGLSVKAAGERGTDLAVRLVYADISHELIPDPMDALAACPEGRIEVLANYTAFRDLKKALSKEATNA; encoded by the coding sequence ATGAGTTTTAGAGTCCCGGGTGCGCTGAAGAAGTTGCGCACCACCACCGCCACAACCGCCGCGAAGCTGGCCACCACCGCTTCCCGCGCCACCGGCCGTGGCGCCGGCGGAATGATCGGTGGTCTAATCGCCAATGCCATTGACCCTTCCATCATGACCAACCTGGGCGGTGGGCGTCCGGCCGTGCTGGTTACCGGCACCAACGGCAAGTCCACCACCACCCGCATGTTGGCCGCCGCTGTCCGCGCCGAGCACACCGTAGCCACCAACGACGGCGGCGACAACATGGACGCCGGCATCATCTCCGCGCTCATGGCCGGCAAAGATGCCTCCCACCTGGTCCTCGAGGTAGACGAGCTCCACGTGCCCCACGTAGCCGATAACCTCAACCCGCAGGCCCTAGTCCTGCTCAACCTCACCCGCGACCAGCTGGACCGCGTGGGTGAAATCAACAAGATTGAGCGCGCCCTGCGCGGCGCCGTGGAGGCCCACCCGGACATGCTCGTCATCGCCAATTGCGACGATGTGCTCATGACCTCCGTGGCCTACGACGCCAAGAATGTCATTTGGGTCTCGGCCGGCGCCGGCTGGCTCGGCGATTCCGTCACCTGCCCGCGTACCGGCGGGCACGTCGTGCGCACCGAGGATGACTGGTATGCCGTTAAGCCGCTTGCCGACGGCCGCGAATTCCGCCGGCCGCAGCCTACCTGGGGCGTCGATAAGCATGGCATTATCACCCCCACCGCCAAGCGCCCGCTGAACCTGGCGCTGCCCGGCCGCGCGAACCGGGGCAACGCCGCCCAGGCCATCGCCGCGGCCGTGCAGGGCTTCGGTGTGGACCTAGATAAGGCCATTGCGGCCGCCGAGGGCATCGATGACGTCGCCGGCCGCTACTCCACCATTCACTGGAAGGGCCGCGAAATTCGCCTGCTGCTGGCCAAGAATCCGGCCGGTTGGCAAGAAGCCCTGTCCATGGTGGACCGCAGCGCCGATGGCCTGGTCATCGCCACCAATGGCCAGGTGGCCGATGGCATCGACATGTCCTGGCTCTGGGACGTGAAATTCGAAGGCTTCAATGGCTTAAGCGTCAAGGCCGCCGGCGAGCGCGGCACCGACCTGGCCGTGCGCCTGGTCTACGCCGATATCTCCCACGAGCTCATCCCGGACCCGATGGACGCGCTCGCCGCCTGCCCGGAGGGCCGCATCGAGGTCCTCGCCAACTACACCGCCTTCCGCGATTTGAAGAAGGCGCTTTCCAAGGAGGCCACCAATGCTTAA
- a CDS encoding DNA polymerase III subunit epsilon, with protein MRPSGEPDAAKPKPKPKPKPHPPARHERPAAPEAAHQKPQQQQADSSTDAADYPYVALTLQTTGIHPSTGRIVTIDAIAFNDAGEQGQLFHAVLKPDIDAGPRHLHGLSTTDIEQAPAFGKILKSLDRLIDGHTLIVHDLPYTWGFIVAEARRAMMAAARQNRARNRGRNKGRRRRQKVGHVPTPVRIIDTLATSYAQQVRSNDVRLGGVAKQSGLDATPNASVERAGRPEPETSREQTELLIALYRQQEGGTVRSYAPEDVRADRFGLQRSHVRVDAAEAPVQHHNPGKYEPGKELRRGMEIVVAPEILEDPDTIIAALMREELNYSEKLTRESSLVVCNVTTDLVGKPMHAHRKGIPLMSDAAFLDALTRIEDAEPEPESAKPAPRAQRSPQNNKKGGGKNNKRRRRRGGRGGRGRGRRNSGGSAAKKND; from the coding sequence GTGCGACCGTCCGGCGAACCGGACGCCGCAAAGCCCAAGCCAAAACCGAAGCCGAAGCCGCACCCACCTGCCCGTCACGAGCGACCTGCCGCGCCGGAGGCGGCTCACCAAAAGCCACAGCAGCAGCAAGCCGACTCATCCACCGATGCGGCCGACTACCCGTACGTGGCGCTGACCCTACAGACCACCGGCATCCACCCCAGCACCGGGCGCATCGTGACTATCGACGCCATCGCATTCAACGACGCCGGCGAACAAGGCCAGCTCTTCCACGCCGTCCTTAAACCCGATATCGACGCCGGACCGCGCCACCTCCACGGGCTGAGCACCACCGATATTGAGCAGGCACCAGCTTTTGGCAAGATCCTTAAATCGCTGGACAGGCTTATCGACGGCCACACGCTCATCGTCCACGATCTCCCCTATACCTGGGGATTTATCGTTGCCGAGGCCCGCCGCGCCATGATGGCCGCCGCCCGCCAAAACCGGGCGCGCAACCGCGGCCGCAACAAGGGTCGCCGGCGGCGCCAAAAGGTCGGCCACGTCCCCACGCCGGTTCGCATCATCGATACCTTGGCCACCTCCTATGCGCAGCAGGTGCGGTCGAATGATGTGCGGTTAGGGGGCGTCGCCAAGCAGAGCGGCCTGGACGCCACGCCGAATGCCTCGGTGGAGCGCGCCGGCCGGCCCGAGCCAGAAACCTCGCGCGAGCAAACCGAGCTGCTCATTGCGCTCTACCGCCAGCAAGAAGGCGGCACCGTGCGCAGCTATGCACCGGAGGACGTGCGCGCCGATCGCTTTGGCCTGCAACGCTCCCACGTGCGCGTCGACGCCGCCGAGGCCCCCGTCCAGCACCACAATCCCGGCAAATACGAGCCGGGCAAGGAGCTGCGCCGCGGCATGGAAATCGTCGTCGCACCGGAAATCCTCGAGGACCCAGACACCATCATCGCCGCGCTCATGCGCGAGGAGCTCAATTATTCGGAAAAGCTTACCCGCGAGTCCTCGCTGGTTGTCTGCAATGTCACCACGGATCTGGTGGGAAAGCCCATGCATGCCCACCGCAAGGGCATTCCGCTGATGTCGGATGCGGCGTTTCTTGACGCCCTCACGCGCATCGAAGACGCCGAGCCCGAACCCGAATCCGCCAAGCCTGCGCCGCGCGCCCAACGCTCGCCGCAGAACAACAAAAAGGGCGGCGGTAAGAACAACAAGCGGCGCCGGCGCCGCGGCGGCCGCGGTGGTCGCGGCAGGGGCCGACGAAATTCTGGCGGCTCGGCGGCGAAAAAGAACGACTAA
- a CDS encoding YkvI family membrane protein gives MLKRAIGISMAFIGVVVGAGFASGQEAMQYFVAFGNWGLWGIALAAGLMMITGISILQLGSYFQAEEHTAVYDKVASPFTAKILDWSTLVTLFAIGFVMFAGGGANINQQFPSIPVWVGATAMLILVLLVGLMDVDRVTAVIGTITPFIIIFVVIATGYTILNADVDFSAMNDWAVNNVDTSLPNWWLAALNYTGLNVMTAVSMSIVIGGNFLDNRAVGVGGLIGGLLYLILLALLVFALFFEAETVNGQDMPVLSLITSIHPVLSVLMTFVIYGMVFNTAIGMFYALGKRLTRNNPKRFYPVYAGACIIGFILSFVGFQALVSNVYPILGYLGLLMIVVMVFNRIKNGSKLSDESDRRMRAHELVSRRLDPRKRFTKKNERELRKLAAASNMETTEFVTNIAEEIHEELENDDDIEYDREDPEPSVTYVQHTKPEVPSSTSDLDFGKKSTGADSGTGTAKPVSED, from the coding sequence ATGTTAAAACGCGCAATCGGAATTTCCATGGCGTTTATCGGCGTCGTCGTGGGCGCAGGCTTCGCCTCCGGCCAGGAGGCCATGCAGTACTTTGTGGCCTTTGGTAACTGGGGCCTGTGGGGTATCGCCCTAGCCGCTGGTTTGATGATGATCACCGGCATCTCCATCCTGCAGCTCGGCTCGTATTTCCAAGCCGAGGAGCACACCGCTGTCTACGACAAGGTCGCATCGCCATTTACCGCCAAGATTTTGGACTGGTCCACCCTGGTGACCTTGTTCGCCATCGGCTTCGTCATGTTTGCCGGCGGTGGTGCGAATATCAATCAGCAGTTCCCGTCCATCCCCGTGTGGGTGGGCGCCACCGCCATGCTGATTTTGGTGCTGCTCGTCGGCCTCATGGATGTCGACCGCGTAACCGCGGTCATCGGTACCATCACCCCATTCATCATCATCTTTGTGGTGATTGCCACCGGCTATACCATCTTGAACGCAGACGTTGATTTCTCTGCCATGAATGACTGGGCGGTCAACAATGTTGATACCTCGCTGCCTAATTGGTGGCTAGCCGCACTGAACTACACCGGCCTGAACGTGATGACGGCAGTATCCATGTCCATCGTTATTGGCGGTAACTTCCTGGATAACCGTGCAGTTGGCGTCGGTGGCCTCATCGGTGGCCTGCTTTATCTCATCCTGTTGGCACTGTTGGTATTCGCCCTCTTCTTCGAAGCAGAAACCGTCAACGGCCAGGACATGCCGGTACTGAGCCTGATTACCAGCATCCACCCAGTCTTGAGCGTGCTGATGACCTTTGTCATTTACGGCATGGTTTTTAATACCGCCATCGGCATGTTCTACGCGCTGGGCAAGCGCTTGACCCGCAATAACCCCAAGCGCTTCTACCCGGTTTATGCCGGCGCCTGCATCATCGGCTTCATCTTGTCCTTCGTAGGCTTCCAGGCCTTGGTCAGCAACGTCTACCCGATCCTGGGCTACCTCGGACTGCTGATGATCGTGGTGATGGTCTTCAACCGCATCAAGAACGGCAGCAAGCTCTCAGATGAGTCCGACCGCCGCATGCGCGCACACGAGCTGGTGTCCCGCCGCTTGGACCCGCGCAAGCGCTTTACCAAGAAGAACGAGCGCGAGCTGCGCAAGCTGGCTGCAGCATCCAATATGGAAACCACCGAGTTTGTCACCAATATCGCAGAAGAGATCCACGAGGAGCTCGAAAATGATGATGATATTGAGTACGACCGCGAAGATCCGGAGCCGTCCGTGACCTACGTGCAGCACACCAAGCCGGAGGTTCCGTCGTCCACTAGCGACCTCGACTTTGGCAAGAAGAGCACTGGTGCCGACTCCGGCACTGGCACCGCCAAGCCGGTTTCTGAGGACTAG
- a CDS encoding aspartate-semialdehyde dehydrogenase, with the protein MTTVAVVGATGQVGRVMRSILEERNFPADKVRFFASSRSAGTELDFRGEQITVEDLAEVTEQSVADVDIALFSAGGSTSKQWAPVFAAAGATVVDNSSAYRKDPEVPLIVSEVNPEAAKNTPKGIIANPNCTTMAAMPVLKVLHDAAGLNKLHVSSYQAVSGSGLAGVQALAAQVYSVGEHNVGLVHDGSALNDEDFGPYVAPIAYNALPMAGNLVDDGSLETDEEQKLRNESRKILDIPELKVAGTCVRIPVFTGHTLTIHAEFDKPITPEQATELLGGAPGVTLADVPTPLAATGIDESLVGRIRQDQTVDDNKGLVLVVAGDNLRKGAALNTIQIAELLV; encoded by the coding sequence ATGACCACTGTTGCAGTCGTAGGCGCTACCGGCCAGGTCGGCCGCGTTATGCGCTCCATCTTGGAAGAACGCAATTTCCCGGCGGATAAGGTGCGCTTTTTCGCCTCGTCTCGCTCCGCCGGCACCGAGCTGGATTTTCGCGGCGAGCAGATTACCGTAGAAGACCTCGCTGAGGTCACCGAGCAATCCGTTGCCGACGTCGATATTGCCTTGTTCTCCGCCGGCGGCTCCACCTCTAAGCAGTGGGCCCCGGTATTCGCCGCGGCCGGCGCGACCGTGGTGGATAATTCCTCGGCTTATCGCAAGGACCCAGAGGTTCCCCTCATCGTTTCCGAGGTCAACCCCGAGGCAGCCAAGAACACCCCGAAGGGCATCATCGCGAACCCGAACTGCACCACCATGGCGGCCATGCCGGTGCTGAAGGTCCTCCACGATGCCGCTGGCCTGAATAAGCTCCACGTGTCCTCCTACCAGGCGGTGTCCGGCTCCGGTTTGGCTGGCGTGCAGGCGCTGGCCGCACAGGTCTATTCCGTTGGCGAGCACAATGTGGGCTTGGTTCACGATGGTTCCGCGCTTAATGACGAAGACTTTGGCCCGTACGTGGCACCTATCGCCTATAACGCCCTGCCGATGGCCGGCAACCTCGTCGATGACGGCTCCCTGGAAACCGATGAGGAACAAAAGCTGCGCAACGAATCCCGCAAGATCCTGGATATTCCGGAGCTGAAGGTAGCGGGCACCTGCGTGCGCATCCCGGTCTTCACCGGCCACACTCTGACCATTCACGCCGAGTTCGATAAGCCCATCACCCCAGAGCAGGCCACCGAGCTTTTGGGTGGCGCTCCGGGCGTTACGCTTGCCGACGTCCCCACTCCGCTCGCCGCCACCGGCATCGACGAGTCCTTGGTCGGCCGCATCCGCCAGGACCAGACGGTGGACGATAACAAGGGCCTCGTGCTCGTTGTCGCCGGCGATAACCTGCGCAAGGGCGCTGCTCTCAACACCATCCAGATTGCAGAGCTGCTCGTCTAG
- a CDS encoding aspartate kinase produces MALIVQKYGGSSLESADRIRAVAERIVATKKQGNDVVVVCSAMGDTTDELLDLAAQVNPVPPRREMDMLLTAGERISNALVAMAVESLGAHAQSFTGSQAGVLTTERHGNARIVDVTPGRLTEALDEGKICIVAGFQGVNKESRDVTTLGRGGSDTTAVALAAALNADVCEIYSDVDGVYTADPRIVPDAQKLEKLSFEEMLEMAAVGSKILVLRSVEYARAFNVPLRVRSSYSNDPGTLVTGSMEDIPVEEAVLTGVATDKSEAKVTVLGIPDRPGEAAKVFRVIADAEINIDMVLQNVSSLEDGTTDITFTCPRADGPRAMELLTKLKSEGGWANVLYDDQVGKVSLVGAGMKSHPGVTAEFTEALRDVDVNMELISTSEIRISVLTREADLDKAARALHDKFQLGGEEEATVYAGTGR; encoded by the coding sequence GTGGCCCTGATCGTGCAAAAATATGGCGGTTCATCCCTCGAATCCGCAGACCGCATTCGCGCCGTTGCGGAGCGCATCGTGGCCACCAAGAAGCAGGGCAACGACGTCGTCGTGGTGTGCTCCGCCATGGGCGATACCACCGATGAGCTGCTCGACCTTGCCGCCCAGGTCAACCCCGTTCCGCCACGGCGCGAAATGGACATGCTGCTTACCGCCGGCGAGCGCATCTCCAATGCGCTGGTGGCCATGGCCGTGGAATCCTTGGGTGCCCATGCTCAGTCCTTTACCGGCTCCCAGGCCGGCGTGCTCACCACCGAGCGCCATGGCAATGCCCGCATCGTGGACGTTACTCCGGGCCGCCTGACTGAAGCGTTGGATGAGGGCAAGATCTGCATCGTCGCCGGATTCCAGGGAGTTAATAAGGAATCGCGCGATGTCACCACGCTAGGCCGCGGCGGTTCCGATACCACCGCGGTGGCGCTAGCAGCCGCGCTGAACGCTGACGTGTGCGAGATTTATTCCGATGTCGATGGCGTGTATACCGCAGACCCGCGCATCGTCCCGGACGCGCAGAAGCTAGAGAAGCTCTCCTTCGAGGAGATGCTGGAGATGGCCGCGGTAGGTTCCAAGATTTTGGTTCTGCGCAGCGTGGAATATGCCCGCGCGTTCAATGTACCCTTGCGAGTTCGCTCGTCTTATTCAAATGACCCCGGCACCCTAGTTACCGGATCGATGGAGGATATTCCTGTGGAAGAAGCAGTACTCACTGGTGTAGCAACCGATAAGTCCGAGGCAAAGGTCACTGTCCTGGGCATCCCGGACCGCCCGGGGGAGGCCGCGAAGGTCTTCCGCGTCATTGCCGATGCAGAGATCAATATCGACATGGTCTTGCAAAACGTCTCCTCCCTGGAGGATGGCACCACCGATATCACCTTCACCTGCCCGCGTGCCGACGGCCCACGCGCCATGGAGCTGTTGACCAAGCTGAAGTCCGAGGGCGGCTGGGCCAATGTGCTTTACGACGACCAGGTGGGCAAGGTCTCCCTCGTTGGCGCCGGCATGAAGTCCCACCCAGGCGTGACCGCCGAGTTCACCGAGGCCCTGCGCGACGTCGACGTCAATATGGAGCTCATCTCCACCTCCGAAATCCGCATCTCCGTGCTCACCCGCGAGGCTGACCTAGACAAGGCCGCTCGTGCGCTGCACGATAAGTTCCAGCTCGGTGGCGAAGAAGAAGCCACGGTTTATGCTGGAACCGGACGTTAA
- a CDS encoding DMT family transporter, which produces MHITGIFTTVERVLSNLLAIFFALASALTVAWGTVIRHRIALDADDSVMRAAMSNPLWWVGTAAAIGAYGLQVIALGFGTLLVVQPILVLSLMFTLPLSAWYSGRKMPFHEVFWSIALTIAVGIMVIYGRPVAGNPRPEWSDWWPALLVGLATLAILGAAAAKLPDQRPSALGTACGVIYGFVALLSKAVVDIFTHEGLTTLLASWQFYGLIGLALTGTVVQQYSFNAGPLAHSLPAMTIFEPIVAFGLGYMVLGEKFLIDTAVGWAIMLIALTVMVLSTIVLSRSPVSQRG; this is translated from the coding sequence ATGCATATAACAGGAATCTTTACTACCGTTGAGCGGGTGTTAAGCAACCTCCTCGCCATCTTTTTCGCGCTCGCATCCGCGCTGACGGTTGCTTGGGGCACGGTCATCCGCCACCGCATCGCCCTCGACGCCGATGATTCGGTCATGCGCGCCGCCATGTCTAACCCCTTGTGGTGGGTGGGCACCGCGGCCGCAATTGGCGCCTATGGCCTGCAGGTTATCGCGCTCGGCTTCGGTACCTTGCTGGTGGTCCAGCCCATCTTGGTGCTGTCCTTGATGTTTACCCTGCCGCTATCGGCGTGGTACTCCGGCCGCAAGATGCCCTTCCACGAAGTTTTCTGGTCCATTGCGCTGACCATCGCGGTGGGCATCATGGTCATCTACGGCCGGCCGGTTGCCGGCAATCCCCGCCCCGAATGGAGCGACTGGTGGCCGGCGCTCCTTGTGGGGTTGGCCACCCTCGCAATCCTCGGCGCGGCGGCCGCAAAGCTACCAGATCAGCGCCCCTCAGCATTGGGCACGGCCTGCGGCGTTATCTATGGCTTCGTCGCCCTGCTCTCGAAGGCTGTGGTGGATATTTTCACCCACGAAGGCCTCACCACACTATTAGCCAGCTGGCAGTTCTACGGCCTCATCGGCCTCGCGCTCACCGGCACGGTGGTACAGCAATATTCCTTCAACGCCGGCCCCCTGGCCCATTCCCTGCCGGCCATGACCATCTTTGAACCCATCGTGGCCTTCGGCTTGGGATACATGGTTCTGGGAGAGAAATTCCTCATCGATACGGCCGTCGGTTGGGCAATTATGCTCATCGCCCTGACCGTCATGGTGCTGTCCACCATCGTGCTCTCCCGCAGCCCGGTGAGCCAGCGCGGCTAA
- the leuA gene encoding 2-isopropylmalate synthase, whose protein sequence is MSPTDSFISAPRDITTPNGPRREGQPAWNKQRGSAMPHERYQPFAVEVEDIDLPDRTWPSKKITHAPQWCAVDLRDGNQALIDPMSPERKHRMFDLLVKMGYKEIEVGFPSASQTDFNFVREIIEGNKIPDDVTIQVLVQAREHLIRRTFEACEGAKNVIVHFYNSTSKLQRRVVFRKDKPAIKKLATDAATLIKSIAADYPDTTWRWEYSPESFTGTELDFAREVCDEVAEIMDPSPDNPMIINLPSTVEMISPNVYADSIEWMHRNLARREDILLSLHPHNDRGEGIAAAELGFMAGADRIEGCLFGNGERTGNVDLITLGLNMLTQGVDPQIDFSDLPQIRETVEYCNQLRVPERHPYGGELVFTAFSGSHQDAINKGLDALAATIRPGANNTEVSWEELREAIWEVPYLPIDPKDVGRDYQAVIRVNSQSGKGGVAYIMKTDHGINMPRAMQAEFSTVVQEITDSEGGEVNSKNMWDIFATEFLDRETPLAVEAFHVDNSPAADGDVAVTATVAFRGEKSTVSGTGNGPIAAYANALESLGIDFEVMEYSQQSRSAGDDAEAACYIAADVNQSKVWGAGIAGSTTRASINAINSAVNRALA, encoded by the coding sequence ATGTCCCCCACTGACTCTTTTATCAGCGCCCCTCGCGATATCACCACCCCGAACGGCCCACGCCGCGAAGGCCAGCCCGCGTGGAATAAGCAGCGCGGCTCCGCCATGCCCCACGAGCGCTACCAGCCCTTCGCCGTCGAGGTGGAAGACATCGACCTGCCGGACCGCACGTGGCCCAGCAAGAAAATCACCCACGCCCCACAGTGGTGCGCGGTGGATCTCCGCGATGGCAACCAGGCACTGATTGATCCCATGAGCCCAGAGCGCAAGCACCGCATGTTCGACCTGCTGGTCAAGATGGGCTACAAGGAAATCGAGGTCGGCTTCCCGTCCGCCTCCCAAACGGATTTCAACTTCGTCCGCGAAATCATCGAGGGCAATAAGATTCCCGATGACGTCACCATCCAGGTACTAGTCCAGGCCCGCGAACACCTGATCCGCCGCACCTTTGAGGCCTGCGAGGGCGCCAAGAACGTCATCGTGCACTTTTATAACTCCACCTCGAAGCTGCAGCGCCGCGTGGTCTTCCGCAAGGACAAGCCCGCCATTAAGAAGCTGGCTACCGACGCCGCCACACTCATCAAGTCCATCGCCGCGGACTACCCCGACACCACGTGGCGCTGGGAGTACTCCCCCGAATCCTTTACCGGCACCGAGCTGGACTTCGCCCGCGAGGTTTGCGATGAGGTAGCAGAGATCATGGATCCCTCCCCGGATAACCCAATGATCATTAACCTGCCGTCCACCGTGGAGATGATCTCGCCCAATGTCTACGCCGATTCCATCGAGTGGATGCACCGCAACCTAGCCCGCCGCGAGGACATCTTGCTCTCGCTGCACCCGCACAATGACCGCGGCGAGGGAATCGCCGCCGCCGAGCTGGGCTTTATGGCCGGCGCGGACCGCATCGAGGGCTGCCTATTTGGCAACGGCGAGCGCACCGGCAACGTCGATCTCATCACCCTGGGCCTGAACATGCTCACCCAGGGCGTGGACCCACAGATTGACTTCTCCGACCTGCCGCAGATCCGCGAGACCGTCGAATACTGCAACCAGCTGCGCGTGCCGGAGCGCCACCCCTACGGCGGCGAGTTGGTCTTTACCGCCTTTTCCGGTTCCCACCAGGACGCCATCAACAAGGGCTTGGATGCGCTGGCGGCCACCATCCGCCCCGGCGCGAACAATACCGAGGTCTCGTGGGAAGAACTGCGCGAGGCCATCTGGGAGGTTCCCTACCTGCCCATCGATCCCAAGGACGTGGGCCGCGACTACCAGGCGGTCATCCGCGTCAACTCCCAGTCCGGCAAGGGCGGCGTTGCCTACATCATGAAGACCGACCACGGCATCAATATGCCGCGCGCCATGCAAGCGGAATTTTCCACCGTGGTGCAAGAAATCACCGACTCCGAGGGCGGCGAGGTCAATTCCAAGAATATGTGGGACATCTTCGCCACCGAATTCCTTGACCGCGAGACCCCGCTGGCCGTGGAGGCCTTCCACGTAGACAACTCCCCGGCCGCTGACGGCGACGTCGCCGTGACCGCCACGGTGGCCTTCCGCGGGGAAAAGTCCACCGTCTCCGGCACCGGCAACGGCCCCATCGCGGCGTATGCCAACGCGCTGGAATCCCTGGGCATCGACTTCGAGGTCATGGAATACTCCCAGCAGTCCCGCTCCGCCGGTGACGACGCCGAGGCCGCCTGCTATATCGCTGCCGACGTCAACCAGAGCAAGGTGTGGGGCGCCGGCATCGCCGGCTCCACCACGCGGGCTTCCATTAACGCGATTAACTCCGCCGTCAACCGCGCCCTGGCCTAA
- a CDS encoding type 1 glutamine amidotransferase: protein MLNIGLVLPDVLGTYGDDGNALVLRQRARMRGFEAEIHPIRLGEPVPETLDIYTLGGGEDTAQILAADHLISDGGLTRAANAGRPIFAICAGLQVLGESFRASGRIVDGVGLLDATTAGMQDRAIGEVASEPTRAGVTADLTEPLTGFENHLGATILGPSAQPLGTLTRGNGNADQAATADLSDGSAQRTYEGAVQGSVIATYMHGPALARNPQLADLLLAQAMGVALADLEPIEIPAVDRLRVERFNASEPPRSQR from the coding sequence ATGCTTAATATCGGCCTAGTGCTTCCCGACGTCCTCGGCACCTATGGCGACGACGGCAACGCCCTCGTCCTGCGCCAGCGCGCCCGCATGCGCGGTTTCGAGGCGGAGATTCACCCCATCCGCTTGGGCGAGCCCGTGCCCGAGACACTGGATATCTACACCCTCGGCGGCGGCGAAGATACCGCGCAGATCCTGGCCGCGGACCACCTGATTTCCGATGGCGGCCTCACCCGCGCCGCAAACGCCGGCCGCCCCATTTTTGCCATTTGCGCCGGCCTGCAGGTCCTGGGCGAATCCTTCCGCGCCTCCGGCCGCATCGTCGACGGCGTCGGGCTGCTCGACGCCACCACGGCCGGCATGCAGGACCGCGCCATCGGCGAGGTAGCCTCCGAGCCCACCCGCGCCGGTGTCACCGCTGACCTCACCGAGCCGCTGACCGGTTTTGAAAACCACCTAGGCGCCACCATCCTCGGCCCCTCCGCGCAGCCGCTCGGCACGCTCACCCGCGGCAATGGCAATGCCGACCAGGCCGCCACCGCCGATCTGAGCGACGGCTCCGCCCAGCGCACCTACGAAGGCGCCGTCCAAGGCAGCGTCATCGCCACCTATATGCACGGCCCGGCGCTGGCCCGAAACCCGCAGCTGGCGGATCTCCTCCTCGCCCAGGCCATGGGCGTGGCCCTCGCGGACCTCGAGCCGATTGAGATTCCGGCCGTCGACCGCCTGCGCGTCGAACGTTTTAACGCCTCCGAGCCCCCGCGCTCCCAAAGATAG
- a CDS encoding mannosyltransferase family protein has translation MPFVSTARHAASTSPSLLRSLWAPAVLVALIGAALRVGALAAVAAVQDDKLWGLLNKWDAKHYVGIARGGYFGADISTDGPVHETTMAFFPGFPFLVRAVSGILGTGEAGTAIALNVLFSIALAAGVMALAAQMGMGKWAQVLSAVVVTSAPMSIVFSMPYTEALFGALAIWAVVALVGERWWAAAAYIFVAGLVRLTAVDLVAVFGLMVLLRARKDWRAWAAVAFSVVPLVGYLWWSSNHLKDVGGYFGIQKEHWNSGFDGGKATVVWLWETLTGATNGGYLLSAGVMIAAPVCLVLAWRRLPLAAWLFSAVLMANVLLSDGIMHSRPRLLLPAVIVLLPWVKKGASASVAVIAWALFGAWFSAYMLGVFEWAI, from the coding sequence ATGCCTTTCGTGTCTACAGCCCGCCATGCCGCATCCACCTCACCGTCCTTACTGCGCTCCTTGTGGGCGCCTGCCGTGCTCGTTGCGCTCATCGGCGCCGCACTGCGCGTAGGTGCGCTCGCGGCGGTGGCCGCCGTGCAGGACGATAAGCTCTGGGGACTGCTCAACAAGTGGGACGCCAAGCACTACGTAGGAATCGCCCGCGGCGGGTACTTCGGGGCGGATATCTCTACGGATGGGCCGGTCCATGAGACGACGATGGCCTTCTTCCCGGGCTTTCCCTTCCTGGTGCGTGCGGTGAGCGGCATCTTGGGAACCGGCGAGGCCGGCACTGCCATCGCGCTCAACGTGCTCTTTAGCATCGCGCTGGCCGCCGGTGTGATGGCCCTGGCCGCGCAGATGGGCATGGGGAAGTGGGCCCAGGTGCTCAGCGCCGTAGTGGTCACCAGCGCGCCGATGTCCATCGTGTTTTCTATGCCGTATACCGAGGCGCTTTTCGGGGCACTGGCTATCTGGGCGGTGGTGGCGCTGGTGGGCGAGCGCTGGTGGGCCGCCGCGGCGTATATCTTTGTGGCCGGGCTCGTGCGCCTTACCGCGGTGGATCTCGTTGCGGTCTTTGGCCTTATGGTGCTGCTGCGGGCCCGAAAGGACTGGCGAGCCTGGGCTGCGGTGGCGTTTTCCGTCGTGCCGCTGGTGGGCTATTTGTGGTGGTCGAGCAACCATTTGAAAGACGTCGGCGGCTACTTTGGCATTCAGAAGGAACATTGGAATTCCGGCTTTGATGGTGGCAAAGCCACGGTGGTGTGGCTGTGGGAGACGCTCACCGGGGCCACCAATGGCGGCTACCTGCTCAGCGCCGGCGTAATGATCGCTGCTCCGGTATGCCTGGTGCTAGCGTGGCGCCGCCTGCCGCTGGCGGCCTGGCTATTTTCCGCCGTTCTCATGGCCAACGTGTTGCTTTCTGATGGCATCATGCACTCGCGGCCCCGGCTGCTCCTGCCGGCGGTGATCGTGTTGTTGCCGTGGGTGAAAAAGGGGGCGTCGGCAAGCGTGGCGGTTATTGCCTGGGCCCTGTTTGGCGCGTGGTTTTCGGCCTATATGCTCGGCGTATTTGAGTGGGCCATTTAG